One segment of Pseudodesulfovibrio sp. 5S69 DNA contains the following:
- a CDS encoding polysaccharide deacetylase family protein gives MNILLRELDAWKDAGATAEFWWRDDDAAEPTAPLDRLLSLSGRYGVPCGLATVPAKAGEPLRKTVSHAHLVWVLQHGFAHKNHAPSGTGAWELGGHRPKSVVMDELRQGMGKLTQLFKFQFVPVLVPPWNRIDPELLPYLPVLGYRGLSSGYKKSRPAPPAGLRVADAHCDVLHWKDKPNVRFAGTEKCLKLLVDHLKDKRTSEADADEPTCVLTHHMAMDAEAWAFVETLFEATTAHPAAAWLSPAAIWPAKD, from the coding sequence ATGAATATCCTGCTGCGCGAACTGGACGCCTGGAAGGACGCGGGTGCGACCGCCGAATTCTGGTGGCGCGACGACGACGCGGCCGAACCGACCGCGCCCCTTGACCGGCTCCTCTCCCTGAGCGGCCGGTACGGCGTGCCCTGCGGCCTGGCCACTGTCCCGGCCAAGGCGGGCGAACCGCTGCGCAAGACCGTGTCCCACGCCCATCTCGTCTGGGTCCTGCAGCACGGCTTTGCCCACAAGAACCACGCCCCGTCCGGCACCGGGGCCTGGGAGCTCGGCGGCCACCGGCCCAAGTCCGTGGTCATGGACGAGCTCAGGCAGGGCATGGGCAAGCTGACCCAGCTATTCAAGTTCCAGTTCGTGCCCGTGCTGGTGCCGCCGTGGAACCGCATCGACCCGGAACTGCTGCCCTACCTGCCGGTCCTGGGCTACCGGGGGCTGTCCTCCGGCTACAAGAAATCGCGGCCCGCGCCGCCCGCCGGCCTGCGCGTGGCCGACGCCCACTGCGACGTGCTCCACTGGAAGGACAAGCCGAACGTGCGCTTTGCCGGAACGGAAAAGTGCTTGAAATTATTGGTGGACCATCTGAAAGACAAGCGCACCAGCGAGGCCGATGCCGACGAGCCCACCTGCGTGCTCACCCACCACATGGCCATGGACGCCGAGGCCTGGGCGTTTGTGGAGACCCTCTTCGAGGCGACCACGGCCCACCCTGCGGCCGCGTGGCTCTCCCCGGCCGCGATCTGGCCCGCCAAGGACTGA